A part of Emys orbicularis isolate rEmyOrb1 chromosome 13, rEmyOrb1.hap1, whole genome shotgun sequence genomic DNA contains:
- the LOC135887310 gene encoding C-type lectin domain family 2 member D-like: MEEGVSPIDEELQQKEPLNWCVAVEKRGEPGYWNRLGRDTETCSDEGMVLMVDEAVQTAILECSRERIALLGFGTGHWPNSKRWKLVIKVLIALTFLIIIIVALAAFIAVEKSKPPVGAPAPPAVPCCPDGWIGYRGKCYYFSETEGNWNNSQSQCSALSASLAAIDSDQEKDFLLRYKGFLDRWIGLQREPGQPWMWPNGTEFDQRFPIRGGGDCAFLIDENWFGSSRCSTWRRWICSKSDPYTMGKGRAVELKL, encoded by the exons ATGGAAGAAGGTGTGTCCCCCATTGATGAGGAACTGCAGCAAAAGGAGCCTCTTAACTGGTGTGTAGCTGTAGAGAAGAGAGGGGAGCCAGGCTATTGGAACAGGCTGGGCAGAGACACTGAAACTTGCTCAGATGAGGGCATGGTTTTAATGGTAGATGAAGCTGTTCAAACTGCCATCCTTGAATGCAGCAGGGAACGGATTGCCCtactgggctttggaacag GTCATTGGCCTAACTCCAAGCGCTGGAAACTTGTGATTAAAGTGTTAATCGCACTTACATTTTTGATCATCATCATCGTTGCTCTAGCAGCATTTATCGCAG TGGAAAAATCCAAACCACCTGTGGGTGCTCCGGCCCCCCCTGCGGTGCCCTGCTGCCCGGACGGCTGGATCGGATACCGAGGGAAATGCTATTATTTCTCAGAGactgaagggaactggaacaacaGCCAGAGCCAGTGCTCTGCACTCAGCGCCTCCCTGGCTGCGATCGACAGCGATCAGGAAAAG GATTTCCTGCTGCGCTATAAGGGCTTCCTCGACCGTTGGATCGGCCTCCAGCGGGAGCCAGGCCAGCCCTGGATGTGGCCCAACGGCACCGAATTCGACCAGCG GTTTCCGATAAGAGGAGGCGGTGACTGTGCTTTTCTGATTGATGAGAACTGGTTCGGCAGCTCGCGGTGCAGCACATGGAGACGCTGGATCTGCAGCAAATCTGATCCCTATACGATGGGGAAGGGACGTGCTGTGGAGTTAAAACTTTGA